From Spirosoma aerolatum, one genomic window encodes:
- a CDS encoding SDR family NAD(P)-dependent oxidoreductase has product MTVSTQTKALLWGLAGVGAWVALKSGLARQRKIDFQRKTVVITGGSRGLGLEMARILAQEGANLALCARDPAELDEARNELLAYGGRVYTQTCDLTDKSQIEDFIEDVRQALGPVDVLINNAGTILVTPFEHSTEADLRESMETNFWSAFHSINAVLPHMRPRKAGRIVNVTSFGGKVSIPHLLTYSASKFAFVGYSEGIRPELQKEGIYVTTICPGLIRTGSPRNAYFKGQNEKEYAAFKIAGSLPFFTIDSTECAREIVDACRYGEAERIIGLPAKIGASIQGLAPNLLAEVMGVVSRLLPNPAGIEKERTKGKHSETVLSESFLTTLTDKAAQRNNEMTNE; this is encoded by the coding sequence ATGACTGTCTCAACGCAAACAAAAGCCCTGCTGTGGGGATTAGCAGGAGTTGGCGCCTGGGTAGCCCTAAAGTCGGGACTGGCCAGACAACGTAAAATCGATTTCCAGAGAAAGACCGTGGTGATCACAGGTGGGTCGCGCGGACTCGGACTCGAAATGGCCCGTATTCTGGCGCAGGAAGGGGCCAACCTGGCTCTGTGCGCTCGCGACCCGGCCGAACTTGATGAGGCCCGAAACGAATTGCTGGCTTATGGCGGAAGGGTTTATACGCAAACCTGTGATCTGACCGATAAGAGCCAGATTGAGGACTTCATTGAAGACGTTCGACAGGCGCTCGGCCCTGTCGATGTCCTGATCAATAATGCCGGAACAATTCTGGTAACACCATTCGAACACAGTACCGAAGCCGATCTTCGGGAGTCGATGGAGACCAATTTCTGGTCGGCTTTTCACTCCATCAATGCTGTTTTGCCCCACATGCGACCTCGTAAGGCAGGGCGTATTGTCAACGTGACCTCGTTTGGTGGTAAGGTGTCAATTCCGCATTTACTAACCTACTCGGCCAGTAAATTTGCCTTTGTGGGCTATTCAGAAGGAATTCGACCCGAATTGCAGAAAGAAGGCATTTACGTAACGACCATATGTCCGGGCCTGATCCGAACGGGAAGCCCACGTAATGCGTACTTCAAAGGGCAGAACGAAAAAGAATATGCCGCCTTCAAAATTGCCGGATCGCTCCCTTTCTTCACTATTGATTCCACCGAATGCGCCCGTGAAATCGTAGATGCCTGTCGCTACGGTGAAGCAGAACGAATTATTGGCCTGCCCGCTAAAATCGGTGCATCCATTCAGGGATTGGCCCCGAATCTGCTGGCAGAGGTTATGGGTGTTGTATCCCGATTGCTGCCTAATCCTGCTGGTATTGAGAAAGAGCGAACCAAAGGAAAACATAGCGAGACAGTTTTATCCGAATCCTTTCTCACTACCCTGACCGACAAGGCTGCCCAGCGGAATAATGAAATGACAAACGAGTGA
- a CDS encoding sensor histidine kinase, whose translation MSKLAHWKDNFWKGFGFDGLEPEEFKKRTSAVLLAIFTIGAGLCYSLIYSFLGFSSLAFVVYTYVPVCLLNILYLRFSHQYQIFGGIQLVLIFIFPLAAQLAIGSYVDASAVVLSTFLAPAGALIYASRRIARLSFYLFMVAIVGVTCWEYFFGRPEMVLPRGIVLIFFSFNLIIVCAIIFFLLESFLQKQDELRAELRQSLHTLKITQNQLIQSEKLASLGELTAGIAHEIQNPLNFVNNFSEVSTELIEELREEAQAGRIDDVLALANDLDQNLKKVIVHGKRAGSIVRGMLEHSRSGTGERQLTQLNDLADEYLRLAYQGQRANDKTFNCTLQTAFASGLPQLNLVPQDIGRVLLNLFQNALYAVRQRQKQEPVGYTPTVWVSTSQQQGQVVVSVKDNGTGMSEAVRGKIFQPFFTTKPTGEGTGLGLSLSYDIVTKGHNGTLDVESQEGEGSEFVMKLPLVYNGASSAKPKTT comes from the coding sequence AGAATTTAAAAAGCGAACGTCTGCCGTTTTGCTGGCCATTTTTACGATAGGGGCTGGGTTGTGTTATTCGTTGATCTACTCTTTTTTGGGTTTCTCTTCGCTGGCTTTTGTTGTTTATACCTATGTACCTGTATGTCTGCTGAACATCCTGTACCTGCGTTTTTCGCACCAGTATCAGATTTTTGGCGGTATTCAGCTCGTGTTAATTTTTATATTTCCTTTAGCCGCCCAACTGGCTATTGGCAGCTACGTCGATGCCAGTGCCGTTGTTCTGTCAACGTTTCTGGCACCCGCCGGAGCGCTCATTTATGCGTCACGCCGAATCGCGCGTCTCAGCTTTTATTTATTCATGGTGGCCATTGTGGGGGTAACCTGTTGGGAGTATTTTTTCGGACGACCCGAAATGGTTCTGCCTCGCGGTATTGTCCTTATCTTCTTTTCCTTTAATCTGATTATTGTCTGCGCGATTATTTTCTTCCTGCTCGAAAGTTTTCTCCAAAAGCAGGATGAACTCCGTGCCGAATTGCGCCAGTCGCTTCATACCCTGAAAATTACGCAGAACCAATTAATTCAGTCCGAGAAACTGGCTAGTCTGGGCGAACTGACTGCGGGTATTGCGCACGAAATTCAGAATCCACTGAATTTCGTCAATAACTTTTCAGAAGTAAGTACCGAACTTATAGAGGAGCTAAGAGAGGAGGCTCAGGCTGGACGCATCGACGATGTGCTGGCTCTCGCCAACGATCTGGATCAAAATCTTAAAAAGGTTATCGTTCATGGTAAGCGGGCCGGTTCAATTGTGCGAGGGATGCTGGAGCACAGTCGTTCTGGAACGGGCGAGCGGCAACTGACTCAATTAAATGACCTGGCCGATGAATACCTGCGGCTGGCCTATCAGGGGCAACGAGCCAACGACAAAACCTTCAACTGTACGCTTCAAACCGCCTTTGCCTCTGGGCTTCCTCAACTGAACCTGGTGCCGCAGGATATAGGCCGGGTCTTGCTGAACCTTTTTCAGAATGCCTTGTATGCGGTACGGCAACGGCAGAAACAGGAACCTGTCGGTTATACGCCAACTGTGTGGGTCAGTACTAGTCAGCAACAGGGACAGGTCGTTGTCAGCGTAAAAGACAATGGAACAGGTATGTCGGAAGCGGTCAGGGGTAAGATTTTTCAGCCGTTTTTTACGACTAAGCCCACTGGCGAAGGAACAGGATTAGGCCTGAGTCTGAGCTATGATATCGTAACGAAAGGGCACAATGGCACGCTGGACGTGGAGAGTCAGGAAGGCGAGGGGAGCGAATTCGTCATGAAATTGCCACTTGTCTATAACGGAGCTAGTTCGGCTAAGCCAAAAACAACGTAA
- a CDS encoding DUF6582 domain-containing protein — MANDTKISRRDDVRPTEGEHKYGDVEFADRTNKKYPIDSPEHVRAAWSYINHKDNAAKYDADEVDTIKERIKKAAKKHDVTIEDE; from the coding sequence ATGGCAAATGACACAAAAATCAGTCGGCGCGACGATGTCCGGCCGACCGAAGGCGAACATAAATACGGAGACGTTGAATTCGCCGACCGAACCAACAAAAAATACCCAATCGATTCGCCTGAGCATGTTCGGGCCGCTTGGAGTTACATCAACCACAAAGACAACGCAGCCAAATACGATGCCGATGAGGTAGATACCATCAAAGAGCGCATCAAAAAAGCGGCTAAGAAACACGATGTAACTATTGAAGACGAATAA
- the namA gene encoding NADPH dehydrogenase NamA, whose protein sequence is MSVLFSPLALRSIQLKNRIVVSPMCQYSSLDGFANDWHLVHLGSRAVGGAGLIFTEATAVSPEGRISPDDLGIWSNEHIAGLKRITQFIQQNGSVAGIQLAHAGRKASHRRPWEGGALISPTEERGWQTVAPSAISFQEGQHPPEALTAEGIEQVLSDFEEATKRAIKAGFQVVEIHAAHGYLLHQFMSPLSNQRTDDYGGLFGNRIRLLLEVIERVQSVWPDDLPLFVRISATDWTEGGWTIDDSVTLAKILSEKGVDVVDCSTGGNVARAKIPVGPGYQVSFAERIKQEAGIKTAAVGLITSAEQAEAILENGQADLILLAREFLRDPYFPLHAARALGDSVDWPVQYERAKPR, encoded by the coding sequence ATGTCTGTTCTTTTTTCGCCACTGGCTCTCCGAAGCATTCAGCTTAAAAATCGCATCGTCGTTTCGCCGATGTGTCAATATTCGAGTCTCGACGGTTTTGCCAACGACTGGCATCTGGTTCATCTGGGAAGCCGTGCTGTAGGTGGGGCGGGTCTGATTTTTACGGAGGCAACGGCGGTATCGCCCGAAGGCCGCATTTCTCCCGACGATCTGGGTATCTGGAGCAATGAACACATTGCCGGATTAAAACGCATTACGCAGTTTATTCAGCAGAACGGGTCGGTGGCGGGTATCCAACTGGCGCATGCTGGTCGAAAAGCCAGCCACCGTCGGCCGTGGGAGGGAGGAGCTTTGATTTCGCCAACTGAAGAAAGAGGCTGGCAAACCGTGGCACCCAGTGCGATTTCGTTTCAGGAAGGACAACATCCACCCGAAGCACTGACGGCAGAAGGCATTGAACAGGTGTTGTCGGATTTCGAAGAAGCTACTAAACGAGCCATAAAGGCCGGTTTTCAGGTCGTTGAGATTCATGCCGCCCACGGCTATTTGCTGCATCAGTTTATGTCGCCATTGAGTAATCAGCGGACGGATGATTACGGCGGCTTGTTCGGCAACCGGATTCGGTTGTTACTGGAGGTCATTGAACGCGTCCAAAGCGTGTGGCCGGACGATTTACCGCTGTTTGTGCGTATATCCGCAACCGATTGGACGGAAGGAGGCTGGACAATTGATGATTCGGTGACGTTGGCTAAAATCCTTTCGGAAAAAGGGGTAGATGTAGTTGACTGTTCGACCGGAGGTAATGTCGCCAGAGCAAAAATTCCTGTTGGACCAGGCTATCAGGTTTCATTTGCCGAGCGGATCAAACAGGAAGCTGGAATCAAAACGGCGGCTGTTGGGCTGATCACATCGGCCGAACAGGCAGAGGCTATTCTGGAAAACGGACAGGCCGATCTGATCTTGCTGGCCCGCGAATTTCTGCGCGATCCGTACTTCCCGCTGCATGCCGCGCGTGCATTGGGCGATTCGGTCGATTGGCCAGTACAGTACGAGCGCGCCAAACCGCGCTGA